The DNA region GCGACGTGTCCTACGATCAAAAAGAAGATGAGCAGGCAAAAGTGAAGCTTTAGTTTTGCTCTTTCGCTTGCGTTTTTATAGATCAAATTTAGCTCTAAAAGCGCGATGCCAAGAAGTGGGATGACGCCGATTAGATATGAGTAGATAGCGATGACATTTGCATATCCGCGCCATTTTATACTTGGATAAATTTTGCTATAAAGTAGATCACAAGAGCTGTAAAATAGACCCCAAACACTATACCAACAAATTTACATATTGATAGCCAGAATAGTTAAAAACGCCAAAAATAGCTACAAAATTTAAGAAGATATAAATCTACTCCTAGCCAGGCTAAGAGTAGATTTAAGCTAGTCTTTAAACTCGTGTGAGATGACTGGAGAAAATTCTTCCCAATGAAGCTTTGTTTTAAATGTTGGCATCTTGCTTTGAAATGGCTCTTTTTTAAGTGCCGCCATAGCGACACTATCGCCTTTTGGCTTAGCCGGTGCTTCTACGTTTAGTATAGAGCGTTCAAGGTCGATGAAATCTTTTAAAATAATAGTATATGATTTAAAAAAATTTGCCTCTTTGTGAGCCAAAAGTAGCGAGCCAAACTCGTCTACAAATAAATTTAAGGTTTCAGAAAATAGCTTATTGCTAATATTTTTTGCATCATCAAACTCATCTTTTAAAAATGTAGCCATCGCTAAAAATATAAATCCAACGTAGTCCTCGCTATCTTTGCAAAGCTCGCTATCACGTCTATATGGGCTTAGTTTTAAACATTCAATAACCCTAAGCCTAGCTGCTCCGTTATCTCTGCCCTCTTCATAAAATGAAGCGCTTAAGGGGATATTTGTAAAGCCAAAAAGAACGTCATTTTGTTCTTTTGAAAATTCTTCAAAGCTAAATTTATCTAAATTTTTAAACGCAGCATCACTATCCTCGCTTAAAGGATTTGCGCTTAAGTATCTTAACTGCTCTTTCCACCTTGAAAATTTCTCATCATTTGTGTAAAAAAACATAGGATATGCTAGAAATTCGTAAAAATATGATCTTGCTTTTATGATGTTTTTATCCATTTAATAAATCCTCTTTCATCGCGTTTATTTGGGCTTGAACCATTAGTTTGGCCTTACAGTCAGCACAGCAGTAAAGCGCTTTTATCTTGACCCTATCGTTGCCAAATCTTGGTTGCATTATAGTTGCGATCTTTTCGACCGCTTTTTTAGTCGCAAACTCTTTTCCGCACTCAACACAGGCAAAAAGCTCATCTCGTGCTAGCTCATTATATGTAAAAAACTCAGGCTTAAGAGAAATTTTTCCAACTTCAAGGCTTATGGTATCTTTTTCAGCACAGCTTAGTTCGCAGTATCCGCAAGCTGTACAGACGCTTGGATTAAATAAAATAGAATTTGTCTTTTTATCAGCCACTAGCGCACTTACGTTACAAGCGCCAACGCAACTTAGACAAAGCGTACAGCTATCAGTATTTATCTTGACATCACCGTATCTTATCATCTCACCGCTTTTTACCACGCCAAGATCTTCGCTGCCTACTAAAAACTCAAGCCTTTTTGCAAAAATTTCTCTTTTTGGCAAGGCATATTCGTTTATAGTGTGTTGTGAGTCAGCTATAAATTTTGCTTTTTTGAGCGCATCTTCAAGCTCATTTTTATCTTTAGCGTGATAGATCGCCGTCTCTTTAAATTTAAGCTCATAAATTTGATTTAAGATGCTAATGGCGTCTTTTTCGCCTTTGCCAAGAGTTTTGCTAAATAAAATCACACTCGCACCACTTTCTTGAAGCAATGTAAGAAGATGCGCTTGATTTAACATATGCGGTGCTGATATAAAAAAAGGCAAGACATTTTCAGGTAGGCTTATATTTAGCTCGTCTAAATTTGTTTCATTAGAGATTATTAGTGGAATTTTACCTTTGTAAAGTTTGGCAATAGTAGCAAATGAGTTTTGTGGCATAAGTGTAGAGTCAAGAGATCCGCTAGGGCAGACGCTAATGCAGTTACCACAATTTACACAATCGATTTGTGAGAAAACAAGATGCTTTGTCTCGTCTTCTTTTAAAATGGCCACAGTTGGACAAACATCGACACAGCGTCCACAAATTTCATTTCGTCGCTCATGGTATTGACAGATCGAAGAGTCATATTGAGTTAGGCTTTTGTACTTAAATTTTGGAGTTTTTTCATTTAACATTTTAAGCACAGCTTCATCTTCTAGCCCAGCTATTTCATAACAGCCGCTTTGCTTTAGCATATAATCCCTTGCATTTTCAACCAAGAAAAAGTCGCAATCGACCTCAAATTCGTCATTTGCTCTAAGTATCAAAACACTAAGTTCGCCAGCTGCGCCATAAATAAATTTCACTTCAAAATGCGTTAATTCAATGACTTTATAGCCATTTTCTTTTAATAAATTTGCTAACTCCTCACGGCCTGAGTTGCTTACTATTACGACATTTTTTCCGACTTCCTTTTCATAATCAACATCCTTTGCCATGTCAAAGGCAGTTGCTCTTGCTTCATAAAGCAAAAGTGTATTTTTAGCCTTTTCTAATACGCTTGCAGTTGTATTTTTTAGATAAAAATTTATCTCAGGTGCGGTAATGTTTGCTTTAAGCTTTGGCGAGTTAGAAACTAAATATTCTTCCTTTTCGTTATTTATTTCTATCTGCTCATTTAACATCAAAGTATCGTCAAAATCGTTATAAAAGCCAAATTCTTTCATAATTTCTCCTATTATCAAAAACAGGCTTATTTTAATATTAATGGGATT from Campylobacter concisus includes:
- a CDS encoding molecular chaperone, encoding MDKNIIKARSYFYEFLAYPMFFYTNDEKFSRWKEQLRYLSANPLSEDSDAAFKNLDKFSFEEFSKEQNDVLFGFTNIPLSASFYEEGRDNGAARLRVIECLKLSPYRRDSELCKDSEDYVGFIFLAMATFLKDEFDDAKNISNKLFSETLNLFVDEFGSLLLAHKEANFFKSYTIILKDFIDLERSILNVEAPAKPKGDSVAMAALKKEPFQSKMPTFKTKLHWEEFSPVISHEFKD
- a CDS encoding 4Fe-4S binding protein; translated protein: MKEFGFYNDFDDTLMLNEQIEINNEKEEYLVSNSPKLKANITAPEINFYLKNTTASVLEKAKNTLLLYEARATAFDMAKDVDYEKEVGKNVVIVSNSGREELANLLKENGYKVIELTHFEVKFIYGAAGELSVLILRANDEFEVDCDFFLVENARDYMLKQSGCYEIAGLEDEAVLKMLNEKTPKFKYKSLTQYDSSICQYHERRNEICGRCVDVCPTVAILKEDETKHLVFSQIDCVNCGNCISVCPSGSLDSTLMPQNSFATIAKLYKGKIPLIISNETNLDELNISLPENVLPFFISAPHMLNQAHLLTLLQESGASVILFSKTLGKGEKDAISILNQIYELKFKETAIYHAKDKNELEDALKKAKFIADSQHTINEYALPKREIFAKRLEFLVGSEDLGVVKSGEMIRYGDVKINTDSCTLCLSCVGACNVSALVADKKTNSILFNPSVCTACGYCELSCAEKDTISLEVGKISLKPEFFTYNELARDELFACVECGKEFATKKAVEKIATIMQPRFGNDRVKIKALYCCADCKAKLMVQAQINAMKEDLLNG
- a CDS encoding DUF6803 family protein, which encodes MCWYSVWGLFYSSCDLLYSKIYPSIKWRGYANVIAIYSYLIGVIPLLGIALLELNLIYKNASERAKLKLHFCLLIFFLIVGHVAMIFGMVDPTITGYKAENSAMDMQMNMPMNMPADMPMHDHHKMMMQNMSDDNSTNMHMHH